The Chloroflexota bacterium nucleotide sequence CTCAGTCACGGTCGTTCCATCAGGCAATACTCGTCGCGACACTACTCTCGATACTGACTCCGTTGGCGTCGGAGTAGCCTGCGGAATCGCAGCGTCGGTAGACGGAGCGGGTGGGCTCTCTTGTGCCGTTCTCGAAGTGTCAGATGCGTCCGGATCGCAGCTAGCCAGACTCACCGCCAGTCCGACCGCGGCCAGAAGCGGGACGGCAAAGCGCCACGACTTGCGATGACCCTTCACGGGTCCACCTCCTACGCGCTGATGGCGTTGGGTACCGTGTGCTTCATTGGATAGTACGCGTGCAGTGGCGGAATCGTTCCATCGTCACTTTCGACTATGTGGTGAACCTCGAAAGATGGGGTGAGGGCTTCCAATGCTCGGGCGCCTTGAGAGGCAAATGGGGTCGGAGGAGGCTAAGTTCCGCCAGCGGCGGAATTGTCGGCCGCGGGTCCCACGCTGCGAGCAGCGCGGACCACCGAGCCTGGATTCCGGCGTGCGCCGGAATGACGACGGGTTGCGCCCGGGGGTCTTATTCCAGCGAGAATGGGGATTGGGCGGAATTCCCTAGCCTTCGGCAAGCAATTGCCGCAGGTAGGTGATTTCGTGGGCCGCCGTCTCTTCCCACAGATGGTGGTTGGCGTGCTCGATGCTGATCCAGCCGTTGAAGCCTTCCTCCTGCAGGATGTGCAGGTAGCGCCGGAAGTCGAGGTCGCCGGCGTCTAGGAAAGTGAGCTGGCCCCAGGTGGTCTCGGTGGCGCCGATCCAGTTGTGCGCCTGGATCTGGTCCACGTAGCGTCCGAGCTGTCGCGCGCTGTCCTCGGGCGTCTCGCCGACGAGCGGGGTCTGGATCGCCACCCGCAGGTTGGGACGGTCCACCAGCTCCAGCAGCCGAATCGTCGTCGGGCTGGTATCGGAGAGACACGGTCCGCTGTGGATCACCTGATGCGTTTCGAGCAGCAGGATCACGCCTGACGCCGCCGCCATGTCGCAGGCTTCCTGGAGCCCCCTGACGCAGCGCGCCCACATGGCGTCGTCGGCGTCGGCGCTGGGCGTAGTGCCGGTATAGGCGCGCACGTAAAGGGCGCCCAGCGTTTCCGCGTAGCCGACGAAGATGGCGGCCTCGCGCAGGGAGGCCGCCGCCGACGCCTCGCTGGTGGTGAAGTCGAAGTAGGGACTCAGCTGC carries:
- a CDS encoding sugar phosphate isomerase/epimerase gives rise to the protein MQVSLAMMGFGWTQDVAERCIEVAGRLGYDGIDLWKQYLDTADLAWVRDACAVRDLQIVQLSPYFDFTTSEASAAASLREAAIFVGYAETLGALYVRAYTGTTPSADADDAMWARCVRGLQEACDMAAASGVILLLETHQVIHSGPCLSDTSPTTIRLLELVDRPNLRVAIQTPLVGETPEDSARQLGRYVDQIQAHNWIGATETTWGQLTFLDAGDLDFRRYLHILQEEGFNGWISIEHANHHLWEETAAHEITYLRQLLAEG